In the genome of Verrucomicrobiia bacterium, one region contains:
- a CDS encoding alpha/beta fold hydrolase, with the protein METPVVFESKGQQVVGMLHLPEGQGRFPAALLLHGFTGTKVEPHRMFVKISRALAEHGIASLRFDFRGSGDSAGDFEDMTIRSEVADSLEAIKFLARHKRVNSRRLALIGLSMGGAVAAHVAAREKHRVKSLVLIAPVAEGEGILDELSTPEAVSSLAETGITDHDGNLVGVAFIRQFADMRPLREVVKSACPVLIVHGSKDQTVPALHGDMYERVLQAHKRVVKKVIIPGADHTFNKHIWETRVITETVDWLGETM; encoded by the coding sequence ATGGAAACACCCGTCGTTTTTGAATCCAAGGGCCAGCAGGTGGTCGGGATGCTGCATTTACCGGAAGGGCAGGGCCGTTTTCCCGCCGCGTTGTTGCTCCATGGATTCACAGGAACGAAGGTCGAACCCCACCGCATGTTTGTGAAGATTTCGCGCGCTCTGGCGGAGCATGGCATCGCCAGCCTGCGTTTCGATTTTCGGGGGTCTGGTGACAGCGCCGGCGATTTCGAAGACATGACGATCCGGTCGGAAGTGGCCGATTCGCTGGAGGCGATCAAGTTTCTCGCGCGGCATAAGCGCGTCAACTCGCGCCGCCTCGCGCTCATCGGGCTCAGCATGGGCGGCGCGGTCGCAGCCCACGTCGCGGCCCGCGAGAAACACCGCGTCAAATCGCTTGTGCTGATTGCCCCCGTGGCGGAAGGCGAGGGTATTCTGGATGAATTGTCCACGCCCGAGGCCGTCTCCTCGCTGGCGGAAACCGGCATTACGGATCACGATGGCAATCTCGTTGGCGTGGCCTTCATCCGCCAATTTGCCGATATGCGTCCGCTGCGCGAAGTGGTGAAATCCGCGTGCCCTGTCCTCATCGTCCATGGCTCGAAGGATCAAACCGTCCCTGCGCTGCACGGGGACATGTACGAGCGCGTGTTACAGGCGCACAAGCGTGTGGTCAAGAAAGTGATCATTCCCGGGGCCGACCACACGTTCAATAAGCATATCTGGGAAACCCGGGTCATCACCGAAACAGTCGATTGGCTCGGCGAGACGATGTGA
- a CDS encoding histidinol-phosphatase: MPIQCDYHMHTPLCKHAAGPMEDYVQRGIELGLREIGFSDHNPLPGGRSSNVRMAEEELDYYVERVTELRFRYRGKIDVMLGLEMDYLEGLEDYLAQQLTRHPWDYVIGSIHFLDNACRESSWPRQHAGDGHNLYTRYFERVRQLARSGLCDVVAHLDVVKRSGHLPGAREAEDITRTLQEIKAAGICLEINTSGYRHSELPEPQPYPMLPIVEEALALGIPLTVNSDAHAPDQVGLKFREVETFLKRKNCRQLAKFDRRKRELYAL, encoded by the coding sequence ATGCCCATTCAGTGCGACTATCACATGCACACGCCCCTGTGCAAACATGCGGCGGGACCGATGGAGGACTACGTCCAGCGCGGCATTGAACTCGGCCTGCGCGAAATCGGCTTTTCCGACCATAATCCCCTGCCCGGCGGTCGCAGCAGCAATGTGCGCATGGCGGAAGAGGAACTCGACTACTACGTCGAGCGCGTGACGGAGCTGCGCTTTCGTTACCGCGGGAAGATCGACGTGATGCTCGGCCTGGAAATGGATTACCTCGAAGGCCTCGAAGATTATTTGGCGCAACAACTCACCCGGCATCCGTGGGATTATGTGATTGGATCGATCCACTTTCTCGATAACGCCTGCCGCGAGTCATCGTGGCCGCGCCAGCACGCCGGCGACGGTCACAATCTTTACACCCGCTATTTCGAACGCGTCCGCCAGCTGGCGCGCAGCGGCCTGTGTGACGTCGTCGCGCATCTTGACGTGGTGAAACGCTCCGGTCACCTGCCCGGCGCGCGCGAGGCCGAAGACATCACCCGCACGCTCCAGGAAATCAAGGCGGCGGGAATCTGCCTGGAGATCAACACCTCGGGGTATCGCCATTCCGAACTGCCCGAGCCGCAACCGTATCCGATGCTCCCCATCGTCGAGGAAGCGCTGGCGCTGGGCATCCCGCTGACAGTCAACTCCGATGCGCACGCGCCGGATCAAGTTGGCCTCAAGTTCCGCGAGGTTGAGACGTTCCTGAAGCGGAAGAATTGCCGGCAGCTGGCGAAGTTCGATCGACGCAAGCGCGAGTTGTACGCGTTATAG
- the ileS gene encoding isoleucine--tRNA ligase, translating into MTETQANYKDTLNLPQTDFPMKANLPVREPEMLARWDSAGLYEKIMASRAGAPLFVLHDGPPFANGDVHVGHVLNKTLKDVVVKYKTMSGHCAPYVPGWDCHGLPIEFKVTQDMRKAGNTTADPATIRAACDTYARKYIDIQRTQFKRLGVLGDWDHPYLTLNKEYEADELRLFADVVEKGFVYRGKKPIYWCATCRTALAEAEVEYADHTSPSVYVKFPVKGKDKEFAVIWTTTPWTLPANLAIAVKPDLTYVRVKAPNGETWILAEGLVERVAQASGVELVVQQKVPVDELEGLVTRHPFIDRDSPFVISPYVTLEQGTGLVHTAPGHGAEDYEIGQKYGLETLAPVDDGGVFTKEAGQFAGQFVFKANKAIVDHLQSIGALAGYAEVSHSYPHCWRCKNPIIFRAMEQWFVALDHLNLRQRALEEVRKVKWVPKWGENRIAATVEQRPDWCISRQRAWGVPIPAFYDAQGGPILDAQIVRNAADLVEKHGSNVWFEKSVAELWTALKPKEWKGPEAVTKSHDTLDVWIDSGSSSRAVLMRRPELKHTVADTKQLPWQADLYLEGSDQHRGWFQSSLLMSVAGNGAAPFRSVATHGFLVVQVAETGKKQKISKSAGKPANSEEYVKRYGADVLRLWVVSEDYQGDVPLSEEIFERVSETYRKVRNTLRILLANLYDFDPAKHAVPHEKLAGIDRWLVSRLQALVADLTEAYENLEFHRVYHLVNAFCAVEISSFYVDVMKDPLYTLAPNSAERRSAQTAIFETVAVLAKVLAPILPFTADEVWNCLSGRETESVHLAKFPVADAERRDAELETRWERLLEVRRVASLELEKARQSKTIGKSLEAQVEIEANNEATRELLEKLGSVLETVLIVSQVRVAGTTGGELRVKVSPASGSKCVRCWRWTEDVGADAGHPELCGRCAEVVKQRA; encoded by the coding sequence ATGACTGAAACCCAGGCAAATTACAAAGACACGCTGAACCTTCCGCAGACGGACTTCCCGATGAAGGCCAACCTGCCGGTGCGCGAGCCGGAGATGTTGGCGCGGTGGGATTCTGCTGGGCTTTACGAGAAGATCATGGCATCGCGTGCAGGTGCGCCGCTCTTTGTACTGCACGACGGGCCGCCGTTTGCCAACGGTGATGTGCATGTCGGCCATGTGCTCAATAAGACGCTCAAGGATGTCGTGGTGAAGTACAAGACGATGAGTGGCCACTGCGCGCCGTACGTTCCCGGTTGGGACTGCCACGGGTTGCCCATCGAATTCAAGGTCACCCAGGACATGCGCAAGGCGGGCAATACCACGGCAGATCCGGCGACGATCCGTGCGGCGTGTGACACTTATGCGCGCAAGTACATCGACATCCAGCGGACGCAATTCAAGCGGCTCGGGGTGCTCGGGGACTGGGATCATCCGTACCTGACGCTCAACAAGGAATACGAGGCGGACGAACTGCGGCTGTTCGCGGACGTTGTGGAAAAGGGTTTCGTTTATCGCGGGAAGAAGCCGATCTACTGGTGCGCAACGTGTCGCACGGCGCTGGCGGAGGCTGAAGTCGAGTATGCCGACCACACTTCACCATCGGTGTATGTGAAGTTTCCGGTAAAAGGGAAGGACAAGGAATTTGCGGTCATCTGGACGACGACGCCGTGGACGTTGCCGGCCAATCTGGCGATTGCGGTGAAGCCGGATCTGACGTATGTCCGCGTGAAAGCGCCCAACGGTGAGACGTGGATCCTGGCGGAAGGACTCGTCGAGCGGGTGGCGCAGGCGAGCGGGGTTGAGTTGGTGGTCCAACAGAAAGTTCCGGTGGACGAGCTGGAAGGGCTGGTCACGCGTCATCCGTTTATCGATCGCGATTCGCCTTTTGTAATTTCGCCGTATGTGACGTTGGAGCAAGGCACGGGTTTGGTACACACGGCGCCGGGTCACGGTGCGGAAGACTACGAGATCGGCCAGAAGTATGGACTGGAAACGCTCGCACCGGTCGATGACGGCGGTGTCTTCACGAAAGAGGCGGGGCAATTCGCGGGTCAATTCGTGTTCAAGGCGAACAAGGCCATTGTCGACCATCTCCAGTCCATCGGGGCGCTGGCGGGATACGCGGAGGTTTCGCATTCGTATCCGCATTGCTGGCGATGCAAGAACCCGATCATCTTTCGCGCGATGGAGCAGTGGTTCGTCGCGCTCGATCACCTCAATCTGCGGCAACGCGCCCTCGAAGAAGTGCGCAAGGTGAAGTGGGTGCCGAAGTGGGGCGAGAACCGCATCGCGGCCACGGTCGAGCAGCGGCCGGATTGGTGCATCTCGCGGCAACGCGCGTGGGGCGTACCGATCCCGGCGTTTTATGATGCGCAGGGCGGACCAATTCTCGACGCGCAGATTGTCCGCAACGCGGCCGACTTGGTTGAGAAGCACGGCTCGAATGTGTGGTTTGAAAAATCCGTCGCGGAACTGTGGACGGCGCTAAAGCCGAAGGAGTGGAAAGGCCCCGAGGCAGTCACCAAATCCCACGATACGCTCGACGTGTGGATTGACTCCGGCTCGTCGTCGCGGGCGGTGTTGATGCGGCGGCCGGAACTGAAGCACACGGTGGCCGATACGAAACAGCTGCCCTGGCAGGCGGACTTGTATTTGGAAGGCAGCGACCAGCATCGCGGTTGGTTCCAGTCGTCGCTCCTGATGTCGGTGGCGGGCAACGGTGCGGCGCCGTTCCGGTCGGTGGCGACTCACGGGTTTCTCGTGGTGCAGGTTGCGGAAACCGGGAAGAAGCAGAAGATCTCGAAGTCGGCCGGCAAGCCGGCGAACTCGGAAGAGTACGTGAAGCGCTACGGGGCGGATGTGTTGCGGCTTTGGGTGGTCTCGGAGGACTACCAGGGAGACGTGCCGTTGTCGGAAGAGATTTTTGAGCGCGTCTCCGAAACGTATCGCAAGGTGCGCAACACGCTACGGATCCTGTTGGCGAACCTCTATGATTTCGACCCCGCGAAGCACGCGGTGCCGCACGAAAAACTGGCGGGAATTGACCGCTGGCTTGTGTCGCGTTTGCAGGCGCTGGTCGCTGATTTGACCGAGGCGTACGAGAACCTGGAGTTTCACCGGGTCTACCATTTGGTGAACGCGTTCTGCGCAGTGGAAATCTCGTCCTTTTACGTTGACGTAATGAAAGACCCGTTGTATACGCTTGCGCCCAATTCGGCGGAGCGACGGTCGGCGCAGACCGCCATTTTTGAGACGGTGGCGGTGTTGGCGAAGGTGCTGGCGCCGATCCTGCCGTTCACGGCGGATGAAGTATGGAATTGCCTGTCGGGACGGGAAACGGAGTCGGTGCATTTGGCGAAGTTTCCGGTGGCGGACGCGGAGCGGCGCGACGCGGAGCTGGAAACGCGCTGGGAACGTTTGTTGGAAGTCCGGCGGGTCGCCTCGCTGGAGCTGGAGAAGGCGCGGCAGAGCAAGACAATTGGGAAGTCGCTCGAAGCGCAGGTTGAAATTGAGGCGAACAACGAAGCGACGCGCGAATTGTTGGAAAAACTCGGGTCGGTGCTGGAGACGGTGTTGATTGTGTCGCAGGTTCGGGTGGCGGGAACGACGGGTGGCGAACTGCGCGTGAAAGTCAGCCCGGCTTCCGGCAGCAAATGCGTGCGGTGCTGGCGGTGGACGGAAGATGTGGGCGCGGACGCGGGGCATCCGGAATTGTGCGGGCGGTGCGCGGAAGTCGTGAAACAGCGGGCATAA
- the lspA gene encoding signal peptidase II: MQWVALIAVTVAVLDQVTKWLVVRSLSEEEIRVVISGFFSLVNWPNTGTAWSILKDCNLVLAVVSLLALLGMYLFRHAFQLNRPGSRVALGLITGGIIGNLIDRVRVHHVTDFLYFYVGQYHWPAFNVADSAICIGVGLYLILSWRSDVAARKSQSAISS, encoded by the coding sequence ATGCAATGGGTCGCGCTCATCGCCGTGACGGTGGCTGTGCTCGATCAAGTGACGAAGTGGCTCGTGGTGCGCTCCCTCAGCGAGGAAGAGATTCGCGTTGTGATCAGCGGTTTCTTTAGCCTCGTCAATTGGCCCAACACCGGTACCGCGTGGAGCATCCTCAAGGACTGTAATCTGGTGCTGGCCGTCGTCTCGCTGCTGGCACTCCTGGGCATGTATCTTTTTCGTCACGCCTTTCAACTGAATCGCCCGGGTTCGCGTGTCGCGCTGGGGCTGATTACGGGCGGGATCATCGGCAATCTAATTGACCGCGTGCGCGTCCATCATGTGACGGATTTCCTTTACTTCTATGTCGGCCAATACCACTGGCCCGCGTTCAACGTCGCCGATAGCGCGATTTGCATCGGCGTGGGTTTGTACCTCATTCTCTCGTGGCGCAGCGATGTCGCAGCCCGCAAGAGCCAGTCGGCGATCTCATCTTAA
- a CDS encoding glycoside hydrolase family 30 beta sandwich domain-containing protein yields MFTHIRRNSLKVIAASAMALFPIGKAAFAESKEPRPEGSITVRLTAADKRYALADPLRWHRASGKVGTNTIVILPARKQQPILGFGAALTDAACYMINQMPEADRDKLLQELFDPKQMGFSLCRLCIGSSDYAKTMYSFDEGDPDPELTRFSIDHDRAYILPIVRRSREINPDLYLFASPWSPPGWMKDNNAMFGGTIRAHYLPAYANYFVKFLQAYKDAGVEINSVSSQNEVDTDQDSKMPACLFPQEIEVRYVGQNLGPALESAGLKTKIWLLDHNYNLWGRALSELDEPEVNKYTKAIAWHGYLGKPEWVEKVLAVHPDAEMYWTEGGQHFDDEDYATCWSKWGSKFTDILRNGMRGIIGWNMALDETGKPNIGPYKCAGLVTINSQTREVTRSGQFWAFAHFTRAMQRNAEVIGSEGDVASVQHVAAVNPDGQYVVVLTNSGKTPTTVQLRDGSSMVKVDLPADSVTTLIWK; encoded by the coding sequence ATGTTCACCCACATTCGGCGCAACTCCCTGAAAGTAATCGCTGCTTCCGCAATGGCTTTATTCCCGATTGGAAAAGCCGCTTTCGCGGAGTCAAAGGAACCGCGACCCGAGGGAAGCATAACCGTGCGGCTCACCGCCGCCGATAAGCGTTACGCCCTCGCTGACCCACTCCGCTGGCACCGGGCATCCGGTAAAGTCGGCACGAACACGATTGTAATTCTGCCCGCCAGGAAGCAGCAGCCCATCCTCGGTTTTGGCGCCGCTTTAACCGACGCCGCCTGTTACATGATCAACCAGATGCCTGAGGCGGATCGCGATAAATTGCTTCAGGAGTTGTTCGACCCGAAGCAAATGGGCTTCAGTCTCTGCCGCCTCTGTATCGGATCGAGCGACTATGCGAAGACCATGTACAGTTTCGATGAAGGTGATCCTGACCCTGAACTCACGCGCTTCTCGATTGACCACGACCGCGCCTACATCCTGCCCATTGTTCGTCGCTCGCGGGAGATCAACCCTGACTTGTACCTCTTCGCGTCACCGTGGAGTCCGCCGGGTTGGATGAAGGACAATAATGCCATGTTCGGCGGCACGATCCGCGCGCATTACCTCCCCGCCTATGCAAATTATTTTGTGAAGTTCCTGCAGGCGTACAAGGATGCAGGCGTAGAAATCAATTCTGTCAGTTCGCAAAACGAGGTGGATACCGACCAGGACAGCAAAATGCCGGCGTGCCTCTTTCCGCAGGAAATTGAAGTTCGCTACGTGGGCCAGAACCTCGGACCGGCCCTGGAAAGCGCCGGCCTTAAGACGAAAATCTGGCTCCTTGACCACAACTACAATCTCTGGGGCCGCGCCCTCTCCGAGCTCGACGAGCCTGAGGTAAACAAATACACGAAGGCCATCGCCTGGCACGGATACCTCGGCAAACCGGAATGGGTCGAGAAAGTTCTGGCGGTGCATCCGGATGCGGAAATGTATTGGACGGAAGGCGGCCAACACTTCGACGATGAGGACTACGCAACCTGCTGGTCGAAGTGGGGTTCGAAGTTCACCGACATCCTCCGCAATGGCATGCGCGGCATCATCGGTTGGAACATGGCCCTCGATGAAACCGGCAAACCAAACATCGGCCCCTACAAGTGCGCTGGCTTGGTAACGATCAATTCCCAGACCAGGGAAGTCACGCGCAGCGGACAGTTCTGGGCATTCGCCCACTTTACCCGCGCCATGCAACGCAATGCCGAGGTGATCGGGTCAGAGGGAGACGTGGCCAGTGTGCAGCATGTAGCGGCAGTGAATCCCGACGGTCAGTACGTCGTTGTTTTGACGAACAGCGGCAAAACCCCGACCACCGTGCAGCTACGTGACGGATCAAGTATGGTCAAAGTCGACCTACCCGCCGACTCGGTTACGACTCTCATCTGGAAGTGA
- a CDS encoding TraR/DksA C4-type zinc finger protein, translating to MKKQARKIKADKPKAIAKKGTMGTISKAKAAPKEKVSKAEAKKRAAEAALAAEENRPAKTLKLSKDDATKFKKLLLDLRDHLIDGVNFLASDNLKRTQREASGELSGYSLHMADAGSDNFDREFALSLVSNEQEALYEIEEALKRLEHSTYGVCGNCEKNIMKARLEAVPFARLCVNCQSDIEKDHRRPAPQGPMFTEGADEDGGEAEESEE from the coding sequence ATGAAGAAACAAGCCAGGAAAATCAAGGCCGACAAACCGAAAGCGATTGCGAAAAAGGGAACCATGGGGACAATTTCGAAAGCCAAGGCAGCGCCGAAAGAGAAGGTATCGAAGGCCGAAGCGAAGAAGCGGGCGGCGGAGGCGGCGCTTGCCGCGGAAGAGAATCGCCCGGCGAAGACGTTGAAACTTTCCAAGGATGACGCGACGAAGTTCAAGAAGCTGCTGCTCGATTTGCGCGATCATCTCATTGACGGCGTGAATTTTCTGGCCAGCGACAACCTCAAACGCACGCAGCGGGAGGCCTCGGGTGAATTGAGCGGCTACAGCCTGCACATGGCGGACGCGGGCAGCGATAATTTTGACCGCGAGTTCGCGTTGAGCCTCGTCTCGAACGAACAGGAAGCGCTGTATGAAATTGAAGAGGCGCTCAAACGGCTTGAGCACAGCACATACGGCGTTTGCGGCAACTGCGAGAAGAACATCATGAAGGCGCGGCTGGAAGCGGTGCCGTTTGCGCGCCTGTGTGTGAACTGCCAGTCCGACATCGAGAAAGACCATCGTCGGCCGGCGCCACAAGGGCCGATGTTCACCGAGGGCGCCGACGAAGACGGCGGCGAGGCAGAGGAGTCCGAGGAGTAA
- the uvrB gene encoding excinuclease ABC subunit UvrB, with protein MSFDLVSKYKPRGDQPEAIRALTESIRAGNRYQTLLGVTGSGKTFTMANVIQNLDRPTLVISHNKTLAAQLFSEFKQFFPHNAVEYFVSYYDYYQPEAYIPQTDTYIEKDSAINEQIEKLRLSATSSLLSRRDVIVVSSVSCIYGLGSPEDYFEMMARIEVGSEMGREDLLRKFVDMQYNRNDVEFERGNFRVRGDTVEICPSYTEDAVRIEFFGDRVEQITRFEPLTGHKIETNSSVSIYPAKHWVLPYSKIVRAFDAIKAEMKDRVAWFESQNKLVEAQRLYSRTTYDLEMLKEMGFCGGIENYSRHLSNRAPGERPFTLIDFFPKDYLLIIDESHVTVSQIGAMYAGDRSRKTTLVEHGFRLPSALDNRPLNSTEFETLVNQCTFVSATPGPTEISRSTVVAEQIIRPTGLIDPAVTIKPLKGQIDDLIEQCRARAEKQERVLVTTLTKRTSEDLTDYLREVGIRVKYLHSEIDAIERVEVLRGFRAADFDVLVGINLLREGLDLPEVSLVAILDADKEGFLRSATSLIQTAGRAARHINAAVVLYADVMTDSIKKFLQTTEYRRTKQLAYNKEHGITPKTVKRELQLSLADLTKARAVEASVVREAPGGYQTAELLRELEAEMLEAAENLQFEKAAILRDQIDELKKSEPGGATKAPEVPARRQLKYDRKLKVNVVKKSRPAKMR; from the coding sequence ATGTCTTTCGATCTCGTCAGCAAATACAAGCCGCGCGGGGATCAGCCGGAGGCGATCAGGGCACTGACTGAATCGATCCGGGCGGGCAACCGCTATCAGACGCTCCTGGGGGTTACGGGTAGCGGCAAGACGTTCACGATGGCGAATGTCATCCAGAACCTGGATCGGCCAACGCTGGTGATTTCGCACAACAAGACCCTCGCGGCGCAACTTTTCAGCGAGTTCAAACAGTTCTTCCCTCACAACGCGGTCGAGTATTTCGTCAGCTACTACGATTACTACCAGCCCGAGGCGTACATCCCGCAGACGGATACCTACATCGAGAAGGACTCGGCCATCAACGAGCAGATTGAGAAGTTGCGGCTTTCCGCCACGAGTTCGCTGTTGTCGCGGCGCGATGTGATCGTTGTCTCCAGCGTCTCATGCATTTACGGTCTGGGCTCGCCCGAGGACTACTTTGAAATGATGGCGCGGATCGAGGTGGGCAGTGAGATGGGCCGCGAGGATCTACTGCGCAAGTTTGTGGACATGCAGTACAACCGCAACGATGTCGAGTTCGAGCGCGGCAATTTCCGCGTGCGCGGTGACACGGTCGAGATTTGCCCCAGTTACACCGAAGATGCGGTACGGATCGAGTTCTTTGGCGACCGCGTGGAACAGATCACGCGCTTCGAGCCGCTGACGGGGCACAAGATCGAGACCAACAGTTCGGTTTCCATTTATCCCGCCAAGCATTGGGTACTGCCATACTCGAAGATCGTTCGCGCCTTTGATGCCATCAAGGCCGAGATGAAAGACCGTGTCGCGTGGTTTGAATCGCAGAACAAACTCGTGGAAGCGCAGCGCCTGTATTCGCGGACCACGTACGACCTTGAAATGCTCAAGGAGATGGGCTTTTGCGGCGGCATTGAGAATTATTCGCGCCATCTTAGCAATCGCGCGCCGGGCGAGCGACCGTTTACGTTGATCGACTTCTTCCCGAAGGACTACTTGCTGATTATCGACGAATCGCACGTCACGGTATCCCAAATCGGGGCCATGTATGCCGGTGATCGCTCGCGCAAGACGACGCTGGTGGAGCATGGCTTCCGTCTGCCCTCGGCGCTCGACAATCGCCCGTTGAACTCGACGGAGTTCGAGACCCTGGTCAACCAATGCACGTTCGTTTCTGCCACGCCGGGACCGACCGAGATCAGCCGCAGCACAGTGGTCGCGGAACAGATTATCCGGCCCACCGGCCTGATCGATCCGGCCGTGACGATCAAACCGCTCAAGGGTCAGATCGACGATCTTATCGAACAATGCCGCGCCCGGGCCGAGAAACAGGAGCGCGTGCTGGTGACGACGTTAACCAAGCGCACTTCGGAAGACCTCACCGACTACCTCCGCGAAGTCGGCATTCGCGTGAAATATCTGCACAGTGAAATCGACGCAATCGAACGTGTCGAGGTGCTGCGCGGATTTCGCGCCGCGGATTTCGATGTGCTGGTGGGCATCAACCTGTTGCGGGAAGGGCTCGATTTGCCGGAAGTATCATTGGTGGCGATCCTCGATGCCGACAAGGAAGGTTTCCTCCGCAGCGCCACGTCGCTCATCCAGACGGCGGGTCGCGCCGCGCGCCACATCAACGCGGCCGTTGTTCTTTATGCCGACGTGATGACCGACTCGATCAAGAAGTTTCTCCAGACGACCGAGTATCGCCGCACCAAGCAACTGGCGTACAACAAGGAGCACGGCATTACACCCAAGACGGTGAAACGCGAATTGCAACTCAGCCTCGCTGATCTCACGAAGGCGCGCGCCGTAGAAGCCTCGGTCGTCCGCGAAGCTCCTGGGGGCTACCAGACAGCGGAGTTGTTGCGGGAATTGGAAGCTGAGATGTTGGAAGCCGCCGAGAACCTGCAATTTGAAAAAGCGGCGATCCTGCGCGACCAGATTGATGAACTCAAGAAGAGCGAACCCGGCGGAGCTACCAAAGCACCCGAAGTCCCGGCCCGCCGTCAGTTGAAATACGACCGCAAGTTGAAGGTGAACGTGGTCAAGAAAAGTCGTCCAGCAAAGATGCGATGA
- a CDS encoding choice-of-anchor tandem repeat GloVer-containing protein — protein sequence MNKSIYVGLSTGKTLHLIITLGLVVLTGRAFNADAQTETMLHSFIGYPTDDGRDPSAKLVQGRDGNFYGTTYLGGSSSVGSVFRITPSGTSTTLYSFAGYPIDGDGPGAELVQGSDGNFYGTTYYGGTGVYCNGSGCGTVFRISPSGSYTTLYFFANSSNSGSNPWGLVQGHDGSFYGTTEFGGANNAGTVFRVSPGGTHTNLYSFGSHPADGARPYAGLVQGSDGNFYGTTYFGGASTNCSIGCGTVFQISPSGTYTTLYSFGSSPTDGYGPFAGLAQGSDGNFYGTTYYGGASTNCSGGCGTVFRIGPNGTYTNLYSFVGPPNDGYYPSAAPMQGSDGNFYGTTENGGTNNAGIVFRISPSGNYTIVYSFIGSANDGRTPDAGLVQGRDGSFYGTTTAGGTNNYGTVFRLTVPLNPAPYPINQITGVQLSGTNIVFNIPSIAAEIYQLQVSSSMNPTNWVNVPGVSVTNSIGALLTLTNFGGALQPQGFYRFDITP from the coding sequence ATGAACAAATCGATTTATGTCGGGCTATCTACGGGGAAAACGCTCCATCTTATCATCACATTAGGTCTGGTGGTTTTGACGGGTCGAGCTTTCAATGCCGACGCACAGACAGAAACGATGCTTCATTCCTTTATCGGCTACCCCACCGATGACGGGCGAGATCCATCTGCCAAGCTAGTACAGGGCCGCGATGGTAATTTCTACGGGACAACCTACTTGGGAGGGTCGAGCAGCGTTGGCAGCGTATTTCGGATAACTCCTAGCGGCACCTCTACGACTCTTTACTCGTTCGCCGGCTATCCCATTGATGGGGATGGTCCAGGGGCCGAGCTGGTGCAGGGCAGCGACGGCAATTTCTACGGGACGACCTATTACGGGGGGACGGGTGTCTATTGTAACGGCAGCGGATGCGGCACAGTGTTTCGGATCAGTCCCAGCGGCAGCTACACGACACTTTACTTCTTTGCCAACTCCTCCAATAGTGGAAGCAATCCTTGGGGACTAGTGCAGGGCCACGACGGTAGTTTCTACGGGACGACCGAATTTGGTGGGGCGAACAACGCTGGCACCGTGTTTCGGGTTAGTCCAGGCGGCACTCATACGAATCTGTACTCCTTCGGCAGCCACCCCGCCGATGGGGCCAGACCATATGCCGGGCTGGTACAGGGCAGTGACGGCAATTTCTATGGGACGACCTATTTCGGCGGGGCGAGCACCAATTGCTCCATCGGATGCGGCACCGTGTTTCAGATCAGTCCCAGCGGCACCTACACGACTCTGTACTCGTTTGGCAGCTCCCCCACCGATGGATATGGGCCATTTGCCGGGCTGGCGCAGGGCAGCGACGGTAATTTCTACGGGACGACGTATTACGGCGGGGCGAGTACCAATTGTTCCGGCGGCTGCGGCACCGTGTTTCGGATCGGTCCCAACGGCACCTATACGAATCTTTACTCCTTTGTCGGCCCTCCCAACGATGGATACTATCCGTCAGCCGCGCCAATGCAGGGCAGCGATGGCAATTTCTACGGGACAACCGAAAATGGCGGGACAAACAATGCCGGCATCGTATTTCGGATCAGTCCCAGCGGCAACTACACGATCGTTTACTCCTTTATCGGCTCCGCCAACGATGGACGTACGCCAGATGCCGGGCTGGTGCAGGGTCGCGACGGCAGTTTCTATGGGACAACCACGGCAGGAGGGACGAACAACTACGGAACGGTGTTCAGACTGACCGTTCCTCTCAACCCGGCACCGTATCCGATCAATCAAATTACTGGAGTCCAGTTGTCGGGCACGAATATCGTTTTCAATATCCCGTCCATAGCGGCCGAAATATATCAATTACAGGTTAGCAGTTCGATGAACCCTACAAACTGGGTGAATGTCCCCGGCGTATCGGTGACCAACAGCATTGGGGCGCTGTTGACACTGACCAACTTCGGCGGGGCGTTGCAGCCGCAGGGGTTCTATCGGTTTGATATTACGCCGTAG